The Streptomyces sp. NBC_00335 DNA window TGCGCCGGCCCCCGCGCGGCACGGCCGACCACATCGTCCTGCTGGGCCTCGGCAAGATCGGTACCCGCGGAGGGCGCTGGTTGGTGGGCGGCCGGTGTCGAGGTGGTGGTGGTGTGCTGCGGTGATGAGGGTGTGGGCCCCGGTGGGCAGAGCGTGGACGCGGCATGTCGGTGGGTGTGGGGGTCGTGAAGTTTGACGTGGGTGCCGTGGGGGTGGGCGTCGGTGCCGCGGAGCATGGCGAGGCGATCGGGGCCGGTTGTGGTCAGGAGGCTGATGGTCAGGGCTGCCGCGTTCAGGGGATGGGCCACGGTGTGCAGACGGTTGGCGAGTTCGCCGGCGCCGTCGCTCTCCAGTGGTGAGGGCCCGTCTGGGTGGGGGAGTGCTTCGATGCCGTCGTACAGCGCGCGTCGGGTACGGGAGACGGGCAGACAGGGCAGGGGTGGTGGCGGATCGAGCCAGGAGAGCGTCAGCACTTCTCCCTCCGCGCCTGCTGGATCAGCGGCTCGGCCTCGTCCAGCGTGAAGGTGACCTGCCAGGTCTCGGCCGCCCGGTGCAGGGTGTCGGCGAACTCCTTGTAACCGTGGTCCTGTTGAGCGGCGTCGGCGGCGCGGTTGGTTGCCGTGTTCAGGTACTGCTGGGCGGTCTGGTAGTAGGGGTCGGTCAGATTGGACGGCCGGGGGCGGGCCAGTTGGTCGGTCAGCTGCTGCAGGGAGGCACAGGCGGACTTGGCAGACTCGCGCGCGGCCACCATGGCCTTGGAGGGCGTCGAGCTGCAGGCCGCCAGGGAGAGCGCGGACGCCAACAGCACGGGCAGGGGCAGCGACAGGCGAAGTATCAGCTGACGTCGACTGGTCATGGGTCGATCCTAGTTAGCATGACGGCCTGACCGCCCGGGAATCCGGTGGGCCGGCAGCCACCGTCGTGCCCGGCCCACATCACTGCGGGTTCCTCGGGTACCAGGCCGGGGTCCTCGGTCGGCTCGGTGGCGAGGCGGGCCCGTCGTGCAGTCTCAGGCTGCAGGGGCGGTTGCAGGGCGCGGTCCGGTGCTCAGGGGGCGGCGTTCGGTCATGTACTGAGTCTCGCGGGTGGGGTGAGCGGGGCGTGAGGTGGACACCATCGCGCCTGGGGCTGGGCGTGATGCGGCGGGGATTGTTGGCGGTGCCGACAATCTGGGGCGGGCTGCGTCGCGCGTTGTCAGTGGTCGGCGTCACTGAGGTGTCCAGCGGAAACCCGTAGGTCACGGGGAACTTTGATGGTGGTTCAGGTCAGGGTAGGTGAGCCCTGCGCAGCTTCGATGGTTCGCGACATCGCGTGTGTGGGTGTGGGTGTGGGTGTGGGTGTGGGTGTGGGTGGTTGGTGGAGGCCCTGTTTCTCAGATTCTATCCACTACCCATTTTGAAGTAGCCCTACGAGCTTCCTTGACGAGTCGAGTGGGGAGGGTTCGAGTTGATCTTGAGGCTAGGGTTTGTCGGGCGTACGGGGGCGGACTGACCGGCTGCCGGCGTTTGGGTGAAGGGGGAGGTGTCGAGCGTGAAGAAGGCAATGAAGGCCGCGGTCGTCGTGGCTGCTGTTGTGGCGGGTCTTTCGGTGTCTGTTGTTCCGGCTGAAGCCTCGCAGTGCAAGGGAGGCGGCGGTGCTCTCTATATATGTGAGTACGGGGTGACCGAGCACACGGTGGTCAACGGGGAAGAGGAGGAGTTTCTGATCGGTCTCGACTCTGCGGTGTGGACTCGAATGACGTGGGGGTCCGTGGAAGTCGTTGGGTGGTGTTGCCCGGAGCGGGGTGAAGTTCCATGAGACCGGGTGGGGCGCAATTTCCGTGACGGGTATGGACGGCGCCAGTTGGAGCAGAACCCGAACCAGCGTCATCGGGGGCTGGACTGGCTGGCTCAGGCCTCCTCGGTAACCCCTAACGGGGCGTGGGCCAGGATCCCGTGAAACGGGGTCACTTCCCGTACGGAGCGCAGGAGTCTCGGCCTGTGCGACGGGCCTCGTCCTGGTGGAGTGCGGCGGGCGGAGAGCTGGCGCCGAAGGCGCCCCGGGCTGAGCATAGCGAGGCCGTTTGGTCCTGACCTGGTCGCCCTGGTCCGCGCCGGCGCGCCCGCTTCGAGATGGGAGTCCTCGTCGATCGCGAGGAAGTCTCAGCAGCCTGAGCTATGTCGTGATCAGAGGACTTGACAACTGCACGTTCATGGCCGGCCTCATGCGGATGGTCGACCGCGCCCGAGCAGTCCGCTCACCTCGCCGGCGAGGGCGACCGAGGCATCGATCTCTACTTTGCGGATCGACACGCTCTCCACGAGGAAGCCGAACGGCATGCCGAGCCTGCGGCAGAAGGCGACCAGGTCACGGGCGGTGGCCAAGCAGTGCTCGTACGACTCGGCCAGGGTGTCCTCGGCGTGGAGCAGCGAGTTCTCAATCCAGCGTGGCACGTCGACTCCGAGCCATTTGAGGAACGTCAGCGTCTTCACCGAGCCGCATACCGAGAGCGTGAACAGGACGGGCTTTGGTGCGAGCCGCCGGTCGCGGCAGGCGTAGTAGTAGTCGGAGACCATGCTCTTCACCGCGTCGGCGTTGTAGATGACCTGCGAGATAAAGAACGTGCATCCCGCTTCCTGCTTGGCGAGCAGCCGCAGGTGCTCGTCGGGCCGCTCGGTGATGGCGACGCCGCCGAGCAGCAGGTCCGGGCGGACGTCACGGCGCAGGGCCTGAGCCTCGGACAGGCGGGTCCGCACCGTCTTGTCTTTCGAGGCCGCACCGACGAAGACGCTGAGCACGCGGTCCGTGTCGGCCGTCTGCAGCCAAGTCCGCAGTTCCGCCTCGGGGTACTTGCCGACGCACCGGTAGATAACCGCGGGGCGGTTCCACTCGGCGAGGTATTCCGCGTGGTAGGTGGCGGGGTCCATGGTCGGCAGGTACGGAAACGGTCGCTCCGCAGGATTGCGGTCGCTCTCGTCGTCGATGTCGTAGAGCGCCAGACCGTCTAGGTCGAGGAAGTCCAACCGTGCCAACGTGGCTGCGGTGATCTCCTGGATCCGCT harbors:
- a CDS encoding methylenetetrahydrofolate reductase, with the protein product MMDLRDSTALRTLVTDAESGILLFGITPPRLSTAPERIQEITAATLARLDFLDLDGLALYDIDDESDRNPAERPFPYLPTMDPATYHAEYLAEWNRPAVIYRCVGKYPEAELRTWLQTADTDRVLSVFVGAASKDKTVRTRLSEAQALRRDVRPDLLLGGVAITERPDEHLRLLAKQEAGCTFFISQVIYNADAVKSMVSDYYYACRDRRLAPKPVLFTLSVCGSVKTLTFLKWLGVDVPRWIENSLLHAEDTLAESYEHCLATARDLVAFCRRLGMPFGFLVESVSIRKVEIDASVALAGEVSGLLGRGRPSA